One Pleurocapsa sp. PCC 7327 DNA segment encodes these proteins:
- a CDS encoding glycosyltransferase family 2 protein, protein MEYKSGPFVSAIVPVFNDSEHLKICLEALEKQTYPKELYEIIVVDNGSSDREKVQSIVARFRQAILTDESIPGSYAARNKGISLAKGEVIAFTDADCIPAPNWIEKGVNNLLKVPNCGQVVGKIDLFFKNPDRPTAVELYESITAFPQEKLLKEYKGGATANVFTFKEVIERVGAFDASLKSNGDLEWGARVFAGGYVQIYADDVCVAHPARYSLAQLYKRTIRLAAGSYQRQCKNVSSRLEKQKLFLDCLWRNMIPPLFFVFNAFRDSRLQGLNQKIQVSLIMFYVRYVSAWELCRLQLGATSARE, encoded by the coding sequence ATGGAGTACAAATCTGGACCGTTTGTTTCTGCGATCGTTCCGGTTTTCAACGATTCCGAGCATCTAAAAATTTGTTTGGAAGCTCTAGAAAAACAGACCTATCCAAAAGAGCTTTATGAAATAATTGTTGTCGATAACGGTTCGAGCGATCGCGAAAAAGTTCAAAGCATTGTCGCTCGATTTAGACAAGCTATTTTAACCGATGAAAGCATTCCGGGTTCCTACGCCGCTCGCAATAAAGGAATCTCGCTAGCTAAAGGAGAAGTAATCGCCTTCACCGATGCAGATTGTATTCCCGCTCCAAATTGGATAGAAAAAGGAGTAAACAATTTGCTCAAAGTTCCTAACTGCGGGCAAGTAGTCGGTAAAATAGACCTTTTTTTCAAAAACCCAGATCGACCGACAGCAGTCGAACTTTATGAAAGTATTACTGCGTTTCCTCAGGAGAAATTACTTAAGGAGTATAAAGGTGGGGCTACCGCCAATGTTTTTACCTTTAAAGAAGTCATCGAGCGCGTCGGAGCTTTCGATGCAAGTTTAAAATCGAATGGCGATCTTGAGTGGGGAGCGCGGGTTTTTGCTGGGGGATACGTGCAAATTTATGCCGATGACGTATGCGTGGCGCATCCAGCAAGATATTCTCTGGCTCAACTGTACAAAAGAACGATCAGATTAGCAGCAGGAAGCTATCAGCGGCAGTGTAAAAACGTATCTTCTCGCTTAGAAAAGCAGAAGCTGTTTCTCGATTGTTTATGGCGCAATATGATTCCTCCTTTATTTTTTGTCTTTAATGCTTTTCGAGATTCGCGCTTGCAAGGATTAAACCAGAAAATTCAAGTGTCTCTGATTATGTTTTATGTCAGATACGTGAGTGCTTGGGAACTGTGTCGGCTTCAATTAGGAGCAACGTCAGCGAGAGAATAG
- a CDS encoding trypsin-like peptidase domain-containing protein → MSKFTRKFYFLVICGVIVGILILYIARLDRLRTNISVTTEKESISRHPNAIAALEAGIESYQHSQMLDAEIAFRKAIAQDANLAEAYNNLGVILFWNDRSQDAIAAFRKALDLKPSYRVANTNLGWLLKTEHYFQEFIEAYAKKMPVNPNESLARYSLILKPASDRWDYSTLAQAIEQYRSQVKRNPRSAWSHYNLGIVLDMLGDLPAAIAEYQIAVDLQSDFAEAHSDLGNVLGILGKEKQAIFHLTKARDLFRKKSKIDYRATNNYNAWQAEQLIAQFQSKSDNKKNLAFNSSKLMATAFVEEGKILSPDRVYAKVSPSIVCIEKETSQDGECGGGGIIVTSDGLVLTNQHVIGTKSTVSVKLKDGRKLTGKVFESDLVFDLALLKLQGANDLPKVTWADTKIKDEAGGELILVDSNPVYAIGFPFPEEWKMSNGQVLKLQSQKIQSYRTLLKAFITSSDLVLPGYSGGPLINSYGQAIGITSHRHRKTGVGRHISVGTIRGFIDEVVPWLRITNGRWENLY, encoded by the coding sequence ATGTCTAAATTTACTCGAAAGTTTTATTTTCTAGTCATTTGCGGGGTTATTGTTGGCATTCTAATTTTATATATAGCACGCCTCGATCGCTTGCGTACCAATATTTCTGTCACTACTGAGAAAGAAAGCATATCTCGCCATCCCAATGCAATCGCTGCTTTAGAAGCAGGAATCGAGTCTTACCAACACTCACAAATGCTAGATGCAGAGATAGCTTTTCGTAAAGCGATCGCACAGGATGCTAACTTAGCGGAAGCATATAACAATCTAGGGGTAATTCTTTTTTGGAACGATCGCTCACAAGACGCGATCGCTGCTTTTAGGAAAGCACTCGATCTTAAGCCATCCTATCGAGTCGCTAATACCAATTTAGGCTGGCTGTTGAAAACCGAACATTACTTCCAAGAATTCATAGAAGCTTATGCCAAAAAAATGCCTGTTAACCCCAATGAGTCTTTAGCTAGGTATAGCCTAATCCTGAAACCAGCTTCCGATCGGTGGGACTATAGTACCCTAGCCCAGGCGATCGAGCAATACCGATCGCAAGTAAAAAGAAATCCTCGTAGTGCTTGGTCTCACTATAATTTAGGAATAGTGCTAGATATGCTGGGGGATTTACCCGCCGCGATCGCCGAGTACCAAATAGCCGTCGATCTTCAATCAGATTTTGCAGAAGCTCATAGCGATCTAGGGAATGTTTTAGGAATTTTAGGAAAAGAAAAACAGGCAATTTTTCATCTAACCAAAGCACGAGATTTATTTCGGAAAAAAAGCAAAATAGATTATCGAGCAACTAATAATTACAATGCTTGGCAAGCAGAACAATTAATCGCTCAATTTCAATCTAAGTCAGACAATAAAAAAAATCTTGCCTTTAATTCCTCTAAGTTAATGGCAACTGCTTTTGTTGAAGAAGGAAAAATCCTGTCTCCCGATCGAGTTTATGCAAAAGTTAGTCCATCTATTGTTTGTATCGAAAAAGAAACGAGCCAAGACGGCGAATGTGGCGGTGGTGGCATAATTGTTACTTCTGATGGGTTGGTTCTTACTAACCAGCATGTTATCGGAACGAAATCAACGGTATCAGTTAAATTAAAAGATGGAAGAAAGCTTACTGGCAAGGTTTTTGAAAGCGATTTAGTTTTTGATTTGGCTTTATTAAAATTACAAGGAGCTAACGATCTGCCAAAAGTTACTTGGGCTGATACCAAGATTAAAGATGAAGCAGGAGGGGAGTTAATTTTAGTAGATTCAAATCCAGTTTATGCAATTGGCTTTCCTTTCCCAGAAGAATGGAAGATGTCCAATGGACAGGTTCTTAAATTACAGAGTCAAAAAATACAATCTTATAGAACGCTTTTAAAAGCTTTTATAACTTCTAGTGACTTAGTTCTCCCCGGATATAGCGGCGGACCATTGATTAACTCTTATGGACAAGCGATCGGGATCACTTCTCACAGACATCGAAAAACCGGTGTAGGAAGACATATTTCAGTTGGAACAATTAGAGGTTTTATCGATGAAGTAGTTCCCTGGCTGAGAATAACTAATGGGAGATGGGAGAACTTATATTAA
- a CDS encoding saccharopine dehydrogenase family protein encodes MTKKVLIIGGCGRIGSSVAQDIANHTDAEVIVTGRQPRQDIKQPLQFLALDLEDLEGLRAAIATSNLVIHCAGPFHYRDGRVLKTCIEQGVNYIDVSDHRSFYQKVINYRDEAKTAGITAILNTGVFPGISNSMVRQGIEQLDAAETIHLSYVVAGSGGAGITVMRTTFLGLQQPFEVWIDGKWQKKLPYTQREVIEFPKPYGKTGVYWFDVPETYTFAESFPVKNVITKFGSVPDLYNHLTWITAHVFPSAWVKSKKGVEFFSHVGYKMTSVTDRFSGIGVAMRTEISGKKGDRNVKYYSTMVHENTAIAAGYGTGGVAQLVLAGKLHQPGIFPVEQVLPTNLFEETMASRGIKIHRQLNVE; translated from the coding sequence ATGACTAAAAAAGTTTTAATTATTGGGGGTTGTGGAAGAATTGGGAGTAGCGTAGCTCAAGATATCGCTAACCACACCGATGCAGAAGTTATTGTTACGGGTCGCCAACCCAGACAAGATATTAAACAACCTCTACAATTTCTTGCCTTAGATTTAGAAGATTTAGAAGGATTAAGAGCTGCGATCGCAACTTCTAACTTAGTCATTCATTGTGCAGGACCGTTTCATTATCGAGATGGTCGGGTTCTCAAAACTTGTATCGAACAAGGCGTTAATTATATCGATGTTAGCGACCACCGTTCTTTCTATCAGAAGGTTATCAATTATCGAGACGAAGCAAAAACGGCTGGTATTACGGCAATTTTAAATACGGGAGTTTTTCCAGGAATTTCTAATAGTATGGTTCGTCAAGGAATAGAACAGCTTGACGCAGCCGAAACGATTCATCTCAGTTATGTTGTAGCAGGTTCTGGCGGTGCTGGTATTACCGTCATGCGAACGACTTTCTTGGGATTGCAACAACCATTCGAGGTGTGGATAGATGGCAAATGGCAAAAAAAATTGCCTTACACCCAACGAGAAGTTATAGAATTTCCCAAACCGTATGGCAAGACAGGCGTTTATTGGTTTGACGTGCCAGAAACTTATACCTTTGCTGAATCTTTTCCTGTCAAAAACGTTATTACAAAATTTGGGTCAGTTCCCGATCTATATAATCATCTAACCTGGATTACAGCTCATGTTTTTCCTTCGGCATGGGTTAAGAGTAAAAAAGGAGTTGAATTTTTTTCTCATGTCGGTTATAAAATGACCTCCGTGACCGATCGCTTTAGCGGCATTGGGGTAGCAATGCGAACGGAAATAAGCGGCAAGAAAGGCGATCGCAATGTCAAATATTACTCGACAATGGTACATGAAAATACAGCAATTGCTGCTGGATATGGAACGGGAGGCGTTGCCCAATTAGTACTAGCAGGAAAACTCCACCAACCTGGAATTTTTCCGGTAGAACAAGTCTTGCCAACTAATTTATTTGAGGAAACTATGGCAAGTCGAGGAATTAAAATTCATCGACAACTGAACGTTGAATAA
- a CDS encoding glycosyltransferase family 2 protein produces the protein MEPKQPFFSIIIPTYNRPERLETCLKSLTRLNYPRDRFEVIVVDDGSARSLDSVVSPFRGELNLQLIRQTNAGPAAARNTGAASARGKFLVFTDDDCQPDPNWLKVLETHFDRYPDGLLGGHTINELSENLYSEASQLLVDYLYTYYNRDPQRAAFFTSNNFALSTERFRELGYFDTTFPLAAGEDRELCDRWLHRGYTMVYVPEALVYHAHKLSLPTFWRQHFNYGRGAFHFHQVRSQRNLEPIKVEPLTFYTDLLRYPFSIPSRHPRVLLAGLFFVSQVANVAGFFWERLQRDRSLL, from the coding sequence ATGGAACCCAAACAGCCTTTCTTTTCCATCATTATTCCCACTTACAATCGCCCAGAGCGACTGGAAACTTGCTTGAAGTCCCTAACTCGTCTGAACTACCCGCGCGATCGCTTTGAGGTTATTGTCGTTGATGATGGTAGCGCGCGATCGCTAGATTCAGTCGTATCGCCATTTAGAGGAGAACTCAACCTCCAGCTCATTCGGCAAACTAACGCCGGACCCGCCGCTGCCCGCAATACGGGCGCCGCCAGTGCGAGGGGAAAGTTTCTTGTCTTTACCGACGACGACTGTCAACCCGATCCCAACTGGTTGAAGGTGCTCGAAACCCATTTCGACCGGTATCCCGATGGCTTGCTCGGCGGTCATACAATTAACGAATTATCTGAGAATCTCTACTCAGAAGCCAGCCAGCTTTTAGTCGATTATCTTTACACTTACTACAATCGCGACCCCCAGCGAGCTGCGTTCTTTACTTCTAATAACTTTGCCCTATCGACAGAACGCTTTCGCGAGCTTGGCTACTTCGATACGACGTTTCCCTTGGCGGCAGGAGAGGATCGGGAATTGTGCGATCGCTGGTTGCATCGCGGTTACACAATGGTTTACGTCCCGGAAGCTTTAGTCTATCATGCCCATAAACTTTCATTGCCTACCTTTTGGCGGCAGCATTTTAACTACGGTCGCGGCGCGTTTCATTTTCACCAAGTCCGTTCGCAACGCAATCTAGAACCTATTAAAGTCGAGCCACTGACGTTTTATACCGACCTACTGCGCTATCCTTTTTCTATCCCATCTCGCCATCCAAGAGTCTTATTGGCTGGCTTATTTTTTGTTTCCCAAGTTGCCAATGTCGCAGGATTTTTCTGGGAACGGTTGCAGCGCGATCGCAGTCTTTTGTGA